A DNA window from Ornithobacterium rhinotracheale DSM 15997 contains the following coding sequences:
- a CDS encoding HD domain-containing protein translates to MKKSNKLKIFNDPIYGFISIPYEIIFDLIEHKYFQRLRRINQTGLSYFVYPGCNHSRFLHAMGCLQLMQRAIETLRIKNVNISQEEEQAVYIAILLHDVGHGPFSHALESTIVEGVHHEDISLILMQKLNQEFSGELDLAIQIFKKEYPRKFLSQLIASQLDIDRLDYLKRDSFFSGVEEGNINSNRIISMMNVYNDELVIDTKGIYSVEKFLISRMFMYWQVYLHKTSMAAETYLIQALRRAKELTLQGEKLPCSAGINYFLNRKKSSVFTEEDLDQFTKLDDTDIMASLKLWQQHPDLILKTLSTSIVERRLPKAVIRNEKISDDEIARRREKCNELMGIDCADYFVHATKMKVTPYDAEKHPILLYNKNGSCVDIARSEKQILTKPLYDKTEKYHLCYWNVDKFKKLTR, encoded by the coding sequence TTGAAAAAAAGTAATAAACTTAAAATTTTCAACGACCCAATTTATGGATTTATTTCCATTCCCTACGAAATTATTTTTGATCTTATAGAGCATAAATACTTTCAACGCCTGCGTCGTATCAACCAAACGGGGCTCAGCTATTTTGTGTACCCAGGTTGCAATCACTCTCGTTTTCTGCACGCTATGGGTTGTTTGCAGCTCATGCAACGCGCCATCGAAACTTTAAGAATTAAAAATGTAAACATAAGCCAAGAGGAGGAACAGGCAGTGTACATTGCTATTCTTTTGCACGATGTGGGGCATGGTCCTTTTTCGCATGCGCTGGAATCTACCATAGTAGAGGGAGTGCACCATGAGGACATCTCTCTGATTCTGATGCAAAAACTTAACCAAGAATTTTCGGGCGAGTTGGATTTAGCCATTCAGATATTTAAAAAAGAATATCCCAGAAAATTTTTATCACAGCTCATCGCCAGTCAGCTAGATATTGATCGATTAGATTATCTCAAGCGAGATAGCTTCTTTTCGGGCGTGGAGGAAGGCAACATCAATTCAAACCGAATCATCTCTATGATGAATGTCTATAACGATGAATTGGTGATTGATACCAAGGGAATTTATTCGGTAGAAAAATTTCTGATTTCCAGAATGTTTATGTACTGGCAAGTGTATCTGCACAAGACATCTATGGCAGCAGAAACTTATCTTATCCAAGCTCTTCGCCGTGCCAAAGAGCTTACACTTCAAGGGGAAAAACTGCCTTGTAGTGCGGGGATAAATTATTTCTTAAACAGAAAGAAATCCTCTGTTTTTACGGAAGAAGATTTAGACCAATTTACTAAGCTTGACGATACCGACATTATGGCATCGCTCAAACTGTGGCAACAACATCCCGATTTGATTTTAAAAACCCTTTCTACATCAATCGTAGAACGCCGTTTGCCAAAAGCCGTTATCCGAAACGAGAAAATATCGGACGATGAAATCGCGCGTCGCCGTGAGAAATGTAACGAACTGATGGGGATAGATTGTGCCGATTATTTTGTGCATGCTACCAAGATGAAGGTTACGCCATACGATGCCGAGAAACACCCTATTTTGTTGTACAATAAAAACGGGAGCTGTGTGGATATTGCAAGGTCTGAAAAGCAAATTTTGACCAAACCACTCTACGACAAAACAGAGAAATACCACCTATGCTATTGGAATGTGGATAAGTTTAAAAAATTAACTAGATAA
- the porX gene encoding T9SS response regulator signal transducer PorX: protein MAIKILWVDDEIELLKSHFIFLEKKGYATTKINNATDAIELLKEENFSALLLDENMPGMSGLEAIQKIKEIRPNLPIIMVTKNEEEHIMEEAIGSHIADYLIKPVNPNQILLSLKKILEGSKLITEKAVVDYQMAFRNIAMEIMNAHDFEDWENVYKKLVHWEIMLENIDDTQMLEILNQQKEDANRQFCKYIEKNYHGWLHGEDRPTLSHTLIKEYVRPYLQDDKKTLLLVIDNLRHDQWKMIQPLFQQYYNHLEEKMYYSILPSSTQYARNALFAGLLPLEIEKRFPNEWKNDNEEGNKNDFEPKFLTDNLGRLGLKNLRTKYYKILNSAFEKKVLDEFSKFKNNDLTVIVYNFIDILSHAKTDNSVVSEMIRDDKTYRAITKNWFKHSYLLEIIKLAAQEDMRLIITTDHGTIFVKEPTQVVGDKETSVNLRYKLGRHLQYNESDVFAVERPEDYYLPKVNVTSKYIFATNDTFLAFPKNYNHFVNYYKNTYQHGGISMEEMIIPFVVLENR from the coding sequence ATGGCTATAAAAATACTCTGGGTAGACGACGAAATAGAATTATTGAAATCTCATTTCATTTTTCTAGAAAAAAAAGGCTACGCCACTACAAAAATAAATAACGCAACCGATGCCATAGAATTGCTAAAGGAAGAAAACTTTAGTGCCCTATTGCTCGACGAGAATATGCCCGGAATGTCTGGGCTAGAGGCAATTCAGAAAATCAAAGAAATTCGCCCGAATTTGCCCATCATCATGGTTACCAAAAACGAGGAAGAGCACATCATGGAAGAAGCCATAGGCTCGCACATTGCAGATTATCTGATAAAACCTGTAAATCCTAATCAAATTCTTTTAAGCCTAAAGAAAATCCTAGAAGGCTCCAAACTCATTACCGAAAAAGCCGTAGTGGATTACCAAATGGCGTTTAGAAACATTGCCATGGAAATCATGAATGCACACGATTTCGAGGATTGGGAAAATGTGTACAAGAAATTGGTGCATTGGGAAATTATGCTCGAAAACATCGACGATACTCAAATGCTTGAAATCCTGAATCAGCAAAAAGAAGACGCCAATCGACAATTCTGCAAATACATCGAGAAAAATTATCATGGCTGGCTACATGGCGAAGATCGCCCTACGCTTTCGCATACTTTGATTAAAGAATATGTGCGCCCGTATTTGCAGGACGACAAAAAAACACTCCTGCTTGTGATCGATAACTTGCGCCACGACCAGTGGAAAATGATTCAGCCACTTTTTCAGCAGTATTACAATCATTTAGAAGAAAAAATGTATTACAGCATTTTGCCATCTTCTACACAATATGCACGAAATGCACTTTTTGCGGGATTGTTGCCACTTGAAATCGAAAAAAGATTTCCAAACGAGTGGAAAAATGATAACGAAGAAGGGAATAAAAATGATTTTGAACCTAAGTTTTTAACCGATAATTTAGGGCGTTTAGGATTGAAAAATTTACGAACTAAATACTACAAAATCCTAAATTCTGCTTTTGAAAAAAAGGTTTTAGATGAATTCAGTAAGTTTAAAAACAATGATTTAACGGTAATTGTTTATAACTTTATTGATATTCTCTCGCATGCCAAAACCGACAATAGTGTGGTGAGCGAAATGATTAGAGATGATAAAACTTATCGTGCCATTACCAAAAACTGGTTTAAACACAGCTACTTATTGGAAATCATAAAATTAGCCGCTCAAGAGGATATGCGACTCATCATCACTACCGATCACGGGACGATCTTTGTCAAAGAACCAACACAAGTGGTGGGCGACAAGGAAACGAGCGTAAATCTCCGCTACAAACTCGGTAGGCATTTGCAGTATAATGAGAGTGATGTTTTTGCGGTAGAAAGACCAGAAGATTATTATCTACCCAAGGTGAATGTAACTTCAAAATACATTTTTGCCACCAACGATACATTTCTTGCATTCCCCAAAAACTACAATCATTTTGTGAATTATTACAAAAACACTTATCAACATGGCGGAATTTCCATGGAAGAAATGATAATCCCGTTTGTGGTTTTAGAAAATAGATAA
- the murI gene encoding glutamate racemase produces the protein MSDNRPIGIFDSGVGGLTTAREIKNLFPNESIIYFGDSKHLPYGNKSKEVIIQYSKDITQFLIDQNCKVIIVACNTASSNALKEIQEVASQNNVPVLDVITPVAEKAAYGFYQKMGVIATKATVNSGVYKKRIRKFNKHIQVQELATPLLVPVIEEDVMRSDISKAVLAHYLSNKKLKDIDSIILGCTHYPLIEREIENYFQGTVKVINSPLIVAHTLKEILTKKGIENEINAQGEYRFYVSDITKNFQKLAKKFFGNNISLELKLLH, from the coding sequence ATGAGCGACAATAGACCCATTGGCATTTTTGATTCGGGCGTGGGCGGACTCACCACTGCGCGCGAGATAAAAAATCTGTTTCCCAACGAGAGCATCATTTATTTTGGAGACTCTAAACACTTGCCCTACGGGAATAAATCAAAGGAAGTAATCATTCAATATAGCAAGGATATTACCCAGTTTTTGATTGATCAAAACTGCAAGGTAATCATCGTGGCGTGTAATACAGCTTCTTCCAATGCCTTGAAGGAAATTCAAGAAGTGGCGAGCCAAAACAATGTGCCTGTGCTAGATGTGATTACGCCCGTGGCAGAAAAAGCTGCATACGGATTTTATCAAAAAATGGGTGTAATTGCAACCAAAGCTACAGTGAACTCTGGCGTGTACAAAAAACGAATAAGAAAATTTAATAAGCATATCCAAGTGCAGGAACTGGCAACGCCGCTTTTGGTACCTGTGATAGAGGAAGATGTAATGCGTTCGGATATTTCTAAAGCTGTTTTGGCGCATTATCTTTCAAATAAAAAATTAAAAGATATAGACTCCATCATCTTAGGTTGCACGCACTATCCGCTGATTGAGCGCGAGATAGAAAACTATTTCCAAGGAACGGTGAAAGTGATCAATTCTCCGCTGATTGTGGCACATACGCTCAAAGAGATTTTAACCAAAAAAGGCATAGAAAACGAAATCAATGCCCAAGGTGAATATAGATTTTATGTATCCGACATCACTAAAAACTTTCAAAAATTAGCCAAAAAATTCTTTGGAAACAATATCAGCCTTGAATTGAAATTGTTGCATTAA
- the hemW gene encoding radical SAM family heme chaperone HemW produces the protein MSALYIHIPFCKQKCNYCNFHFSTLLKQKEQMLQAIAHEMFLRQAEIQSPLESVYFGGGTPSILNLDEIHFLFNKIKSLFEIKPDAEITLEANPDDLTLEKIQALAQTPINRLSIGIQSFFDADLQFMNRAHSAHQAESCIKNAQKYGFDNLSIDLIYGTPTTSDAMWQENVNKAISLGVPHISAYALTVEPNTALNHKIQKGTLPNVDEQKQQRQYQFMIETLSQNGYEQYEISNFAKDQMYAKHNSSYWLGKKYVGIGPSAHSFDGKSRAWNVANNSKYLAQISENKLPHEVEILSSKDRINELTMIGLRTIFGIDLNVLKTEFSTDLWQEWQRQAEVFIQEKKLIQRENKIFLAPEYRFFADGIASELFIL, from the coding sequence GTGTCGGCACTATACATTCACATTCCTTTTTGCAAGCAAAAATGCAATTATTGCAATTTTCATTTTTCTACTCTTTTAAAACAAAAAGAGCAAATGTTACAAGCCATAGCCCACGAAATGTTTTTGCGCCAAGCCGAAATCCAGTCGCCGCTGGAAAGCGTTTATTTTGGTGGCGGAACGCCTTCGATTTTAAATTTAGATGAAATCCATTTTTTATTTAATAAAATTAAATCACTTTTTGAGATAAAACCCGATGCCGAAATCACGCTTGAGGCTAATCCCGATGATTTAACACTTGAAAAAATACAAGCCCTTGCACAAACGCCAATTAATCGTTTAAGTATTGGCATTCAATCATTTTTTGATGCCGATTTACAATTTATGAATCGTGCGCACAGTGCCCACCAAGCCGAATCCTGCATTAAAAATGCTCAAAAATATGGTTTTGATAATTTAAGCATTGATTTGATTTATGGCACCCCCACCACAAGCGATGCAATGTGGCAGGAAAATGTAAATAAGGCCATTTCGCTCGGTGTTCCGCATATTTCTGCGTATGCACTCACGGTGGAACCCAACACGGCACTGAATCATAAAATCCAAAAAGGAACTTTGCCCAATGTAGATGAACAAAAACAGCAGAGGCAATATCAGTTCATGATTGAAACTTTAAGCCAAAATGGCTACGAACAATATGAGATTTCTAATTTTGCCAAAGACCAAATGTATGCTAAGCACAATTCCAGCTACTGGCTTGGGAAGAAGTATGTGGGCATTGGGCCTTCTGCGCATTCGTTTGACGGGAAATCGCGTGCTTGGAATGTGGCTAATAATTCAAAATATTTAGCCCAAATCTCTGAAAATAAACTCCCGCACGAAGTTGAAATTTTAAGCTCAAAAGATAGAATTAATGAGCTTACGATGATAGGTTTGCGTACGATTTTTGGTATTGATTTAAATGTTTTAAAAACTGAATTTTCCACCGATTTGTGGCAAGAATGGCAACGCCAAGCCGAAGTTTTTATCCAAGAAAAGAAACTGATTCAGCGGGAAAATAAAATTTTTCTGGCTCCAGAATATAGATTTTTTGCCGATGGTATCGCTTCTGAGTTGTTTATTCTGTAA
- a CDS encoding CE1 family esterase, with product MRQIINILLLVPLSLWAQLKPGNQELEVSGRAYQVSTPSNYSSSQSYPIVFELHSFGKDKTQMYNQKLIDELQYISVRPEGKKVPLVGNIWNTWKETSISGADDVRYIQSVYDDVRQKLGNTFNAEKVYVYGFSNGGAMAMKMLEETDLFKGAIIRSVSFPQGHVIPQSAAKVPMIFVHGMADETVPYQGGKGKYGVISPNFESIKETVKKWSLHDGLKQPPIEIKYLKGSSPASDKDFYYTEYHNAQTPIYFYAIVGGEHATDSQFSNSNMRRALLKMMKAPECYGIYKQACE from the coding sequence ATGAGGCAAATAATAAATATACTGCTTCTAGTACCCTTAAGCCTATGGGCACAGCTCAAGCCAGGCAATCAGGAGCTAGAAGTATCAGGCAGAGCCTACCAAGTAAGCACGCCGAGCAATTATAGCTCAAGCCAAAGCTATCCTATTGTATTTGAGTTGCACTCCTTTGGGAAAGATAAGACACAGATGTATAACCAAAAGCTAATAGATGAATTGCAATATATTTCTGTGCGTCCCGAGGGAAAGAAAGTGCCCTTAGTAGGCAATATTTGGAACACTTGGAAAGAAACGAGCATAAGTGGCGCCGATGATGTGAGATACATTCAATCAGTTTATGATGATGTAAGGCAGAAGCTAGGCAACACCTTTAACGCAGAAAAAGTCTATGTATATGGCTTTAGCAATGGAGGAGCCATGGCAATGAAAATGCTAGAAGAAACAGATTTATTCAAAGGAGCAATTATCCGTTCGGTGAGTTTTCCCCAAGGGCATGTAATTCCACAAAGTGCGGCAAAAGTACCAATGATCTTTGTGCATGGCATGGCAGATGAAACAGTACCCTACCAAGGAGGAAAAGGAAAATATGGAGTAATAAGTCCAAATTTTGAAAGCATAAAAGAAACCGTAAAAAAATGGTCTTTGCACGATGGATTAAAACAACCCCCAATAGAGATAAAATACCTAAAGGGAAGTTCGCCCGCATCAGATAAAGATTTTTATTACACAGAGTATCATAATGCCCAAACTCCAATTTACTTTTACGCCATAGTAGGCGGAGAGCATGCTACAGATAGCCAATTCTCAAATAGCAATATGAGGAGAGCTTTGCTCAAGATGATGAAAGCACCCGAATGCTACGGAATTTATAAACAGGCTTGTGAATAA
- a CDS encoding HU family DNA-binding protein, with protein sequence MPIQFKVIQKGQPGVKGGGEKKYYASPVYGKEKSLAGLIKDIEKISTVSGADIRAVVYALVDVMQSSLSDGEIVRLGELGSMRVNISSEGKAKEEEVTQNAIRGAKVIFTPGTDLKKMLNNLSYEKVKVGE encoded by the coding sequence ATGCCAATACAATTTAAAGTAATTCAAAAAGGACAGCCTGGCGTAAAGGGCGGTGGAGAGAAAAAGTATTATGCCTCTCCTGTTTATGGAAAAGAAAAAAGCCTAGCAGGCTTAATTAAGGACATCGAGAAAATTAGTACCGTGAGTGGTGCCGACATCAGAGCCGTGGTGTATGCCTTGGTAGATGTGATGCAGTCATCATTGTCAGACGGGGAAATCGTTCGCTTAGGCGAATTGGGTAGTATGCGTGTAAATATCAGTAGCGAGGGAAAAGCAAAGGAAGAAGAGGTAACGCAAAACGCCATACGAGGGGCAAAGGTGATTTTTACTCCAGGCACAGATTTAAAGAAAATGCTGAATAATTTAAGTTATGAAAAAGTAAAAGTAGGGGAATAA
- a CDS encoding PfkB family carbohydrate kinase, producing the protein MSLLSVGTVAFDEIETPFGKSGKILGGAAPYISLAASKLGVQTNIVSVVGDDFPDDYLNILKENHCNTDGIKKIPEGKTFFWAGKYHMDMNFRDTLRTDLNVLENFKPELSETYQKPEVVMLGNLHPKVQMEIIEQLDNRPFIIMDTMNYWMDRTWDELMAVMKRVDVLSINDEEARQMSEEYSLKKAANKILTMGPKFLIIKKGEHGALLFGGDEVFFAPALPLEEVFDPTGAGDTFAGGFSGHLADTLDFSFENMKRAVIYGSALASFTVEKFGVQRLLEINELDIQNRIDKFKKLSYFDLD; encoded by the coding sequence ATGAGTTTATTATCCGTAGGTACCGTAGCTTTTGATGAAATAGAAACCCCTTTTGGCAAATCTGGTAAAATCTTGGGCGGAGCGGCTCCTTATATTTCGCTAGCAGCTTCAAAACTTGGCGTACAAACCAACATTGTATCTGTAGTAGGCGATGATTTCCCCGACGATTATTTGAACATTCTAAAAGAAAACCACTGTAATACAGACGGAATTAAAAAAATTCCAGAAGGCAAAACTTTCTTTTGGGCAGGAAAATACCATATGGATATGAATTTTAGAGATACACTACGCACAGATCTAAATGTGCTAGAAAACTTTAAACCAGAATTATCCGAAACCTACCAAAAGCCAGAGGTAGTGATGCTTGGAAATCTACACCCTAAAGTGCAAATGGAAATCATTGAGCAATTAGACAACAGACCTTTCATCATCATGGACACGATGAACTACTGGATGGATCGCACTTGGGACGAATTGATGGCTGTGATGAAACGCGTAGATGTACTAAGCATCAACGATGAAGAGGCTCGACAAATGAGCGAAGAATATAGCTTAAAAAAAGCAGCCAATAAGATTTTGACCATGGGACCTAAGTTTCTAATCATCAAAAAAGGAGAGCATGGTGCACTACTTTTTGGTGGAGATGAGGTGTTTTTTGCACCAGCTTTGCCGCTGGAAGAAGTCTTTGACCCCACAGGTGCAGGTGATACTTTTGCAGGCGGATTTTCTGGACATTTAGCCGATACTCTAGATTTTTCTTTCGAGAATATGAAACGCGCCGTGATTTATGGAAGTGCTTTGGCTTCGTTTACGGTAGAGAAATTTGGTGTGCAAAGATTATTAGAAATCAATGAATTAGATATTCAAAATCGTATCGATAAATTTAAAAAATTATCTTATTTCGATTTGGATTAA
- a CDS encoding DUF456 domain-containing protein, with amino-acid sequence MDIWLTLSLLLMFLGVLGTLLPVLPGISLSMVGLLILKITNYSQEISWTTIAIFAFVYLVLALLEYFLPMYTTKKYGGTRYGIIGLIVGAIIGIAFSPFGLASLFIMPFLGAFGGEYLYNQNKENAMRAAWGAFVGFALNIGVHFVYSLVLITYSIYVIYFN; translated from the coding sequence ATGGACATTTGGCTCACACTTTCACTCTTGCTCATGTTTTTGGGCGTTTTAGGAACACTTTTGCCAGTGTTGCCTGGTATATCACTTTCGATGGTTGGGTTATTAATTTTAAAAATTACCAATTATTCTCAAGAAATAAGTTGGACAACCATTGCGATTTTTGCATTTGTATATTTAGTTTTAGCACTGCTAGAGTACTTTTTACCGATGTATACTACAAAAAAATACGGCGGAACGCGCTATGGAATCATAGGGCTTATCGTTGGAGCAATTATTGGAATTGCCTTTTCACCATTTGGTTTAGCCTCTTTGTTCATCATGCCGTTTTTAGGTGCCTTTGGTGGAGAGTACCTTTATAATCAAAACAAAGAAAATGCCATGCGTGCGGCGTGGGGTGCCTTTGTAGGGTTTGCACTAAATATCGGAGTTCATTTTGTATATAGTTTAGTATTAATTACTTATTCAATTTATGTAATATATTTTAATTAA
- a CDS encoding pyridoxine 5'-phosphate synthase yields the protein MKTKLSVNINKIATLRNARGGNTPNVVEAAINCEKFGAQGITVHPRPDQRHITYQDVFDLKKVVKTEFNIEGNPIPEFKELVLKVKPDQVTLVPDAEDAITSNAGWDTEKHFDFLQKTIAEFKAAGIRTSIFLDPRPELIASAAETGTDRIELYTEAYATDYANKDEGAAEMYKATAIFAEEAGLKVNAGHDLSLDNIEFFIREIPSIAEVSIGHALISEALYLGLENTIQLYLRKIETAYLNAEK from the coding sequence ATGAAAACAAAACTAAGTGTAAATATCAATAAAATTGCTACGCTGCGCAATGCACGCGGTGGCAATACTCCCAATGTGGTAGAAGCAGCCATAAATTGTGAAAAATTTGGTGCACAGGGAATTACTGTGCACCCAAGACCCGACCAGCGACACATTACCTACCAAGATGTATTTGATTTAAAAAAAGTAGTAAAAACTGAATTTAATATAGAAGGAAACCCAATTCCTGAATTTAAAGAATTGGTGCTGAAAGTGAAACCTGACCAAGTAACATTGGTGCCCGATGCCGAAGATGCCATCACCTCAAACGCGGGCTGGGATACCGAAAAGCACTTTGACTTTTTGCAAAAAACCATTGCAGAGTTCAAAGCAGCAGGCATTAGAACCTCTATTTTCTTGGATCCGCGTCCAGAGCTCATCGCTTCGGCAGCAGAAACAGGAACCGATCGCATTGAGCTATACACCGAAGCTTATGCCACAGACTATGCCAATAAAGATGAAGGAGCAGCAGAAATGTACAAAGCAACCGCCATTTTTGCCGAAGAAGCAGGCTTAAAAGTAAATGCAGGACATGATTTAAGTTTAGATAATATTGAATTTTTTATCCGAGAAATTCCAAGCATTGCCGAAGTTTCAATCGGGCACGCATTGATTTCAGAGGCACTTTATTTAGGCTTAGAAAACACCATTCAGCTCTATCTTAGAAAAATAGAAACCGCTTATTTAAACGCCGAAAAATAA
- a CDS encoding alpha/beta fold hydrolase, which produces MENQILFSKIIGDKPKHLIILHGLFGMLDNWATLGKKFSEYFTTHLVDARNHGHSFHSDEMSHEAMAEDLYRYMQAHKVEKASFIGHSLGGKAVMQFALKYPEMVDKLIVADMSPKDYEPHHQAILKALNSVDFSKVESRSDVEDFLKEYIKVPAVRMFLMKSVQRYDEGKYAYKFNLKSLTENYNNLITNHLPDKTFNGDVLFLGGENSSYITEPDTMQIKKYFPHAEITQIAGAGHWLHAEKPDEFLEICLNFLLM; this is translated from the coding sequence ATGGAAAATCAAATTTTATTTAGCAAAATCATAGGCGATAAACCCAAGCACCTCATCATTCTTCACGGGCTTTTTGGAATGCTCGATAATTGGGCTACTTTGGGTAAAAAATTTAGCGAATATTTTACTACGCATTTGGTAGATGCACGCAACCACGGGCATAGTTTCCACAGCGATGAGATGAGCCACGAAGCCATGGCAGAGGACCTATATCGCTACATGCAAGCCCATAAGGTAGAAAAAGCCTCTTTCATAGGGCATTCTTTGGGCGGAAAAGCTGTAATGCAATTTGCCTTAAAATATCCTGAAATGGTAGATAAATTGATTGTGGCAGATATGTCGCCAAAAGATTATGAGCCACATCATCAAGCGATTTTAAAAGCACTGAACAGTGTAGATTTTTCCAAAGTTGAAAGCCGTAGCGATGTTGAAGATTTTCTAAAAGAATACATCAAAGTCCCAGCTGTGCGCATGTTTCTGATGAAAAGTGTGCAACGCTACGATGAGGGTAAATATGCTTATAAATTTAATCTAAAAAGCCTTACCGAAAATTACAATAATTTAATTACAAATCATTTACCAGACAAGACTTTCAATGGAGATGTTTTGTTCTTAGGAGGCGAAAATTCCAGCTATATCACCGAACCAGATACCATGCAGATTAAAAAATATTTTCCGCATGCGGAGATTACGCAAATCGCAGGAGCAGGACACTGGCTCCACGCCGAAAAACCTGATGAGTTTTTGGAGATTTGTTTAAACTTTTTGTTGATGTAA
- a CDS encoding PEGA domain-containing protein, producing MKRTKRYACGLIVILSLSSCATIFTGTSDRITFNSTPVGATVYERGIEKCKTPCTLKVTRTLSEKDIEFKKDGYQNRTIELDAKFNPVSIINLTNILGWGIDALSGAVKKYDTKVYNIELEPKK from the coding sequence ATGAAAAGAACAAAACGTTATGCTTGTGGATTGATAGTAATTTTATCCTTATCGTCTTGTGCCACTATTTTCACAGGAACGAGTGATCGTATAACTTTTAATTCTACCCCAGTAGGAGCAACAGTTTACGAGAGAGGAATAGAAAAGTGTAAAACACCATGTACACTTAAAGTAACTAGAACTTTATCTGAAAAAGATATTGAATTTAAAAAAGATGGATATCAAAATAGAACTATTGAATTAGATGCTAAATTTAATCCAGTATCTATCATCAATTTAACAAATATCTTAGGCTGGGGGATTGACGCTTTATCTGGTGCTGTCAAAAAATATGATACTAAAGTATACAATATAGAATTAGAGCCTAAAAAATAG
- a CDS encoding helix-turn-helix domain-containing protein, whose product MNKVSANIRRIREQKGYSQEYMAQELEISQASYARIENEETKLSIDRLFEISNILETDISSLLGTEKLTINHQENHEGAFGNGYIQNLHIENKEVYEKLIKNLEDQIDFLKKRLDKYE is encoded by the coding sequence ATGAATAAAGTAAGTGCAAACATCCGTAGAATTAGAGAACAAAAAGGCTATTCACAAGAATATATGGCTCAAGAATTAGAAATAAGCCAAGCCTCTTATGCAAGAATTGAAAATGAAGAAACTAAACTAAGTATTGATAGACTTTTTGAAATTTCAAATATTTTAGAAACAGATATTTCATCATTATTAGGTACTGAAAAATTAACTATTAATCACCAAGAAAACCATGAAGGTGCTTTTGGAAATGGATATATTCAAAATTTACATATTGAAAATAAAGAAGTTTATGAAAAGTTGATAAAAAATTTAGAAGACCAAATAGATTTTTTAAAGAAAAGATTAGACAAGTATGAGTAA